In the genome of Thiorhodovibrio winogradskyi, the window CCGGATGAGCGCAGTAGGCGCACGCCTTCCAGACTGCCGTCGGCGCGCACCGCGACCTGCAGCACCAGACTGCCGAAGAGACGCTTTTCCTTGGCTTCCTCGGGATAGTTGAGGTTGCCGATGCGCTCGACCTTGCGTCGCCAGGATTCGAGATAATTAGCGTACACGTACTCCTGAGTGCTGGCATTAATGGCTTTGCGCCGGCTTTGTGAGGGCCCGCCCGGTATTGGTTGCCTTGGCTGGGTCAGACTGGCAAGCGCCTGATCGCGGCTGGCAAAGATATCCGCCGCGGAGATTTGACTTGCCGGCGGGGCGCTTAGACTGTCGAGCGCCGGGGCGAGTGGGTCCCGGGCACTCGGAGAGCTGTCCGTGGCAAGTGGCGCCTCAGGCTTCTGCTTCCCATCCTGGTTCTGGCCCTTGTCCTGGAGTTGATCTTGCAGTTGACCCTGGAGTGGATTGGGGTTGTTGCTGGTCTCGGTCGTTTCCGACTGCGCCTTCGCAGCGACTAACTCCTCTGACAGCTCGGCTGGCTGCTCGAGCGGGCTTTCTTCCGAGGCCACCGGTTCCTTGGAGAGCGGCTCGCTCGCCGGTGTTGTCCTTGGTAGTAAATCAAAGCGCAGTGGGCCGGAGGCTGTTTCATCGCCAGTCGTGTCTCGAGGCGGCGGTCGGTCGAGCGCGGCGAGCCCAAGGGCCGCGGCCAGATGGAGCAGCAGCGCCAGCGCCGTGGCAATCAACAGCGGCAGCCGCGAGGCCAGTATCTGGATCAGTATCTGGACCAAGGTCTGGGTTAGCAGCAGCGCTGCGATGATTCCCCGATGGGTGGCGGGGGCGGCCGACATGGGAGGTAGTTCGGCGCTAGTCGATGTCGGCGTCCTGCCAGGCCGGACTCAGGCTCACCTGGGCGTTGCGGTCGATCACTTGCAGCAGGCGGGCCATGGCTGGGCTTAGATGAACTTGTCCGGTCTCGTCGATCAGCAAGGCAGCGGTGATACCCATTTGCTGCCCGATTTGGCCCCATTGCTCGGGGCCGGCAACAAAAAGCGCGGCAGCTGCCGCGGCGGCGGGCACGGCATCTCCTGGGTGCACCACGGTGACCATTTGCGTGCCCTGAGCCGGGTAGCCGGTGCGCGGGTCTATGGCTCTGGCGAAGTGCTCGCCATGATGAACACAGGGCTTTTGAAAGCGACCCACGGTGATGACGCTGGTGTCGCCGCGCAGGTTAAGGGTACCCAGGACAGCGCCACCGCTACCGCGCAAGACAGGCACGCGCCAGGGTTGCCCGGCACGATCCCCGAGCAGGCGCAGATCGTTGTCGATGCGAATCATGGCGCCGCGCATACCCCGAGCGCGCATATTGGTAATCGCGAGATCAGCCGCGTAGGCGCGGGTGACGGCACCCAAGTCGAGCTTGACCGCGGGGTTGTCACTCAGCAGCTCAATTCCGTTCAGGCTGAGATCGCTCAGGCGGGGCTGGGCCTCAAGGATGCGCGCGATGGCCTCGGGGTCAGGCGGGGGCTCGCAGCGACCAGTGACGGGATCGGGTTGCCATAGCTGCGTCAGCAGTCCGATGGCGGGGTTGAACAGATGGTCGCTGCGCGCTGCCAGCGCTTGGCTCTGTCGCAAGAGCGGTAGCAGGGACGGCGGCGCGGCAAAGGGTTCGGTGGTGGCCAGGAGTTCATTGGTTCTTTGCATCGGGCCGGGCTGATCGAGGCCCAGGGCGTATTCAATCAATGCAAAGTCAGTCGCGGTCTGCTGGGCGATCTCGCCGGCCAGTTTCTCGGATACGCCCAGAAGCTGCATGTCGACCCGAGTGCCAAAGGCGTCGAACTGGCTGACGTGAACCGGTGTTTCCCCCTGGCTGCAGCCATGCAGTAACAGGGCAGCCAGGGCCAGAATGAATAGCTTCGGGACGGCGACCAGCCGCATAACCGGGCCGCGCGCGCAAAGGCGGTGTCCGCGCTGTGGGGGTGAGCGATCAGCGTGCATCCAGCCTCCAGCCAATGGCATCGATGAGATCACCGGCGATATCGGTGTTGCGTTCGCGATCAATTTCACGAATACAGGTGGGGCTGGTGATGTTGATCTCGGTTAAAAAGTTGCCGATCACATCCAACCCGGCGAATAGAATGCCGCGCTCACGCAACACAGGACCGACCCGGGCGGCGATTCGGCGCTCGGCATCGTCCAAGGGGCGCACCTGCCCCAGGGCACCGGCGGCCAGGTTGCCACGCGAGTCGGCGCCCGTGGGGATGCGCGCGAGCAAATGCGGTACCGGCTCGCCCTCAATCATCAGCACCCGCTTGTCGCCATCGACGATGTCTGGGATAAAACGCTGCGCCATGCAGAAGCGCCGGCCATGATCGGTCAGGGTTTCGATAATGACGCCGAGGTTGGGGTCATCCTGGCGCACCCGGAAAATGGACCGCCCACCCATGCCATCGAGTGGCTTGAGGATGGTGTCTTGATGCTCGGCGACAAAGGCGCGCAG includes:
- the gshB gene encoding glutathione synthase encodes the protein MKPRLAMVMDPIASINIKKDSSFAMLLAAQARGWELGYLELNDLFLRDQRVYGRSRPLRVRDDPSGWFELGEAKLAPLDAFNVVLMRKDPPFDMEYITATYLLERAQQQGCLVVNDPRALRDANEKIFATDFPELAPAHLVARDGADLRAFVAEHQDTILKPLDGMGGRSIFRVRQDDPNLGVIIETLTDHGRRFCMAQRFIPDIVDGDKRVLMIEGEPVPHLLARIPTGADSRGNLAAGALGQVRPLDDAERRIAARVGPVLRERGILFAGLDVIGNFLTEINITSPTCIREIDRERNTDIAGDLIDAIGWRLDAR
- a CDS encoding FAD:protein FMN transferase, coding for MHADRSPPQRGHRLCARGPVMRLVAVPKLFILALAALLLHGCSQGETPVHVSQFDAFGTRVDMQLLGVSEKLAGEIAQQTATDFALIEYALGLDQPGPMQRTNELLATTEPFAAPPSLLPLLRQSQALAARSDHLFNPAIGLLTQLWQPDPVTGRCEPPPDPEAIARILEAQPRLSDLSLNGIELLSDNPAVKLDLGAVTRAYAADLAITNMRARGMRGAMIRIDNDLRLLGDRAGQPWRVPVLRGSGGAVLGTLNLRGDTSVITVGRFQKPCVHHGEHFARAIDPRTGYPAQGTQMVTVVHPGDAVPAAAAAAALFVAGPEQWGQIGQQMGITAALLIDETGQVHLSPAMARLLQVIDRNAQVSLSPAWQDADID
- a CDS encoding energy transducer TonB, producing the protein MSAAPATHRGIIAALLLTQTLVQILIQILASRLPLLIATALALLLHLAAALGLAALDRPPPRDTTGDETASGPLRFDLLPRTTPASEPLSKEPVASEESPLEQPAELSEELVAAKAQSETTETSNNPNPLQGQLQDQLQDKGQNQDGKQKPEAPLATDSSPSARDPLAPALDSLSAPPASQISAADIFASRDQALASLTQPRQPIPGGPSQSRRKAINASTQEYVYANYLESWRRKVERIGNLNYPEEAKEKRLFGSLVLQVAVRADGSLEGVRLLRSSGHQVLDQAAVRIVELAAPFAPFPDSIRARHDVLDITRTWQFLREQKLGWDK